AGAATTTCATGGCGCAAAAGTTTTTACACCGGGTGAAGCAGTCAGGAAATATTTTGGGGTTGCTCCGCAGGACGGTATGGAAGGTTTCGCAAAGAACGGAACTGTTTATCTGGTATTTGCCGATGACGAGCGGGAACAGGTTCTGGCAAAGGCCCGTGCGATAGATCCACAGGCCCTGGTTCTGCCAATAGGCGGTGACAATGCTGTTCTGGTCAGCTCTTCTGCCTGGCTGGCGTTTTTTGGTTCTGCTCCGGCGCTTTCTGCTTCTCCCCGATACAGACCAGGATATCTCTGGTCTGATGAGGAGTCTGACGCAAAAAAATTTACGCCCCCTGAATCTGTCAGAACCCGTTTTGGATTTTCAGCGCAGGACGAGATGAAAGGCTTCGCAAGGAGAGGGGCTGTATATCTGGTATTCTGGAATCCTGGGGAGGATGCCAAAAGGGATCAGGTAGATGCACAGGCCCTGGTTCTGGATCCGGACGCCATGGTTGGAAATATGGGTGGTATATGGATTGTTGAGATCAGCTCTTCTGCCTGGTCAAGGTTTCTGGAGTCTGTCCCGGCCGCAGTCCCTGTTGTGACTGCCCCGGGGCCGGTGAACAGGTAAGGCCGATCAATCACCCCGAAACAATTTCCACCGGCCAGTCCTGAAACAGGCCGGAGTCCAGAACGCCGGCCAGGGCCTTGATCTCCCGCTCCAGCCCGGGGCCGATGTCCCTGAATTTCACATCCAGGATCACGTTGCCCTGTTCGGTGATGACCGGGCCGTCCTTGCCGCCCTGACACAGGCGCAGCGTCACCTCGGTGGTGTCCAGGGCCTGAAGATCCTTTTCCACCCGGCGCAGGGCCTCGGGGTACACTTCCACCGGCACGGGAAACCGGGTGCCCAGCCGGTCCACGAACTTGGAGGAGTCCGCCAGGATGTACGTTTTCGGCGAGGCTTTCATGACCAGCTTTTCCCGGAACATGGCGCCGCCGCGGCCCTTGATCAGGTTTTTGGCCGGGTCCACCTCGTCCGCGCCGTCAAAGCCCCAGTCAGGGACTCGCGACATCAGCGATGTGACAGGCACCCCCAGATCCGCGCAGGCCAGGGCGATCTCGTGCGATGTGGGAATGGCCGTGCAGGCCAGTTTTTCCTGTTTCATCCGTGCAGCGATAGCCTGCAGGGCCAGAAGGGATGTGGACCCGGATCCCACGCCGATAACGTCACCGCTGCGGACCCGCTCTGCCATCTGCCGGGCGATCTTTTCCTTTTGCTGGTGACCAGGACCAGGATGATGAGGAACTGCAGGCTGCATTGAAAATCCCTTTTACCAGGGCAGAAAAACCAGCCCCCCGATTGTGGCTGGATCCTTGCCCTTTGATATGTCCAGGATGATGGTTTCAGCGTCTTCGAAAGAAACAGTCCCTGTCAGGCTGCCGTTGTTTTCCG
The sequence above is a segment of the Pseudomonadota bacterium genome. Coding sequences within it:
- the rpiA gene encoding ribose 5-phosphate isomerase A: MQPAVPHHPGPGHQQKEKIARQMAERVRSGDVIGVGSGSTSLLALQAIAARMKQEKLACTAIPTSHEIALACADLGVPVTSLMSRVPDWGFDGADEVDPAKNLIKGRGGAMFREKLVMKASPKTYILADSSKFVDRLGTRFPVPVEVYPEALRRVEKDLQALDTTEVTLRLCQGGKDGPVITEQGNVILDVKFRDIGPGLEREIKALAGVLDSGLFQDWPVEIVSG